From one Henningerozyma blattae CBS 6284 chromosome 1, complete genome genomic stretch:
- the CIA1 gene encoding iron-sulfur cluster assembly protein CIA1 (similar to Saccharomyces cerevisiae CIA1 (YDR267C); ancestral locus Anc_5.631) has translation MKLELARCIKLHEDKVWSLDFSRGLLASGSTDRRTKIVSIKPEAQVTLVDELDDSTHSKSVRSVAWRPGTSILATGSFDTTVSIWTREETEEGEEYDSEEDEASREYSNSNHDNKYVMELLAIIEGHENEVKSVAWSYDGSLLATCARDKSVWIWETDEIGEEYECISVLQEHSQDVKNVVWHPSLPILASSSYDDTIRIWTDYDDDWECSAVLNGHKGTVWSSDFEKSNNNSNIRLCSGSDDCTVRVWKKLNKGEVGTSVKGTDDINDGNANEEEDEEEENDIYDNDDKWICEAILPQEHTRSIYSVSWGPNGMIASAGSDGKLVIYHEVEDKNEKNKMRWEVLCIKELIHGIYECNIVKWIDVEGELLLATGGDDGYVNLWKLI, from the coding sequence ATGAAACTAGAATTGGCGAGATGTATAAAATTACACGAAGATAAGGTGTGGAGTTTAGATTTCAGTAGAGGGCTATTAGCGTCAGGTTCTACTGATCGTCGTACTaaaattgtttcaattaAACCCGAAGCTCAAGTTACACTAGTTGACGAATTAGATGATTCGACACATAGTAAGTCGGTTAGATCAGTTGCTTGGAGACCAGGCACATCAATTTTAGCAACAGGTTCATTTGATACCACAGTTTCTATTTGGACAAGAGAAGAAACTGAAGAAGGAGAAGAGTATGAttctgaagaagatgaagcaTCAAGGGAATATAGTAACAGCAATCATGACAATAAATACGTAATGGAATTATTGGCTATTATTGAAGGCCACGAAAATGAAGTTAAAAGTGTTGCATGGTCATATGATGGCTCATTATTAGCTACTTGTGCAAGAGATAAGAGTGTTTGGATATGGGAAACTGATGAAATTGGTGAAGAATATGAATGTATCAGCGTGTTACAAGAACATAGTCAAGATGTTAAAAATGTTGTGTGGCATCCATCATTACCAATACTAGCATCAAGCTCATATGATGACACAATCAGAATATGGACAgattatgatgatgattggGAATGTTCTGCAGTTTTAAATGGTCATAAAGGTACCGTATGGAGTtctgattttgaaaaaagtaataACAATAGCAATATTAGATTATGTAGCGGGAGTGATGATTGTACAGTTCGAGtatggaaaaaattaaataaaggTGAAGTTGGCACTAGTGTGAAAGGAACAGATGATATAAATGACGGGAATGccaatgaagaagaagatgaagaagaggaaaatgatatttatgataatgatgataaatgGATATGTGAAGCTATTTTGCCTCAAGAACATACAAGATCTATCTACAGTGTTTCTTGGGGTCCAAATGGAATGATTGCCAGTGCCGGATCTGATGGTAAATTAGTCATATACCATGAGGTAGAAGATAAGaatgagaaaaataaaatgagaTGGGAAGTCTTATGTATAAAGGAATTAATACATGGAATCTACGAATGTAATATTGTAAAATGGATAGATGTAGAAGGTGAGCTACTATTAGCAACTGGTGGAGATGATGGATATGTTAATCTATGGAAACTCATATAG
- the PEP12 gene encoding SNAP receptor PEP12 (similar to Saccharomyces cerevisiae PEP12 (YOR036W); ancestral locus Anc_5.630) has product MSESYDDYNASMVDPTFSDDENSNKYHDSPEFETLKDEISANLFEINGQIATLNHFFQTLQTFITKKQVNSKVINNIDKKAIENIQLINGIIKNVNNNLLIKINNIDDLSLDKVQLIAREKLIRDVRSSIQEFQWTQKNYTDIIKKINDIAKDSYNKNVMTEEETALLVEEETANKAKTQTQTQLTSKDMQQQVYIPREAINNEELTYQQTLIRQRDEEILNIENGINEINEIFKDLGAVIQQQSSMVDNIEANIYSTVDNTRQANEQLNRALNYQRRSNKFCLHILFILLGIFFFFLFLVLI; this is encoded by the coding sequence ATGTCAGAATCTTATGACGATTATAACGCTTCTATGGTAGACCCAACCTTTAGTGATGATGAGAACTCGAACAAATATCATGATTCACCtgaatttgaaacattgaaagatgaaatatcagcaaatttatttgaaatcaaTGGCCAAATAGCCACTTTGAACCATTTTTTCCAAACTTTACAAACTTTCATTACTAAAAAGCAAGTAAATTCAAAggttataaataatatagataAAAAGGCTATCGagaatattcaattaattaatggTATAATTAAAAACGTTAATAACAATTTGCTTATTAAgatcaataatattgatgatttaaGTCTGGATAAAGTTCAATTAATTGcaagagaaaaattaattaggGATGTTCGAAGTTCAATTCAAGAATTTCAATGGactcaaaaaaattatacagatattattaaaaagattaaCGATATTGCAAAGGAttcatataataaaaatgtgatgactgaagaagaaacagCATTGTTagtagaagaagaaacagCAAATAAAGCAAAAACTCAAACACAAACGCAATTGACTTCAAAGGATATGCAACAACAGGTTTATATTCCAAGAGAAgctattaataatgaagaacTAACTTATCAACAAACTTTAATACGGCAAAGAGATGAAGAAATTCTTAATATAGAAAATGgtattaatgaaataaatgaaatattcaAAGATTTAGGTGCAGTTATTCAACAGCAGAGTAGCATGGTAGATAACATTGAAGCTAACATATATAGCACGGTAGATAATACAAGGCAAGCAAatgaacaattaaataGAGCTTTAAATTACCAAAGGAGATCAAATAAGTTTTGTCTACATATCTTATTCATTCTATTAGggattttcttttttttcctattCTTAGTTCTTATATAA
- the HEL2 gene encoding E3 ubiquitin-protein ligase HEL2 (similar to Saccharomyces cerevisiae YDR266C; ancestral locus Anc_5.629) — protein sequence METSNNKKKTLTTNNTSNSNNKSNTNIKRNYRRTQGPQHFKKNTDSHSHSNNNVDANDNDDNETCLICAEKLKYVALSPCNHMTCHKCSFRQRALYKKNTCLICRSEMDKMIFSDNVEKQFNDYDLNNTDFIINTTYNIHFTSTDVSNCTLNLLEFHCKDVRISKIEISIMATFKKLNAHLNSDHGKTLCMICALNKNAFAVELPVFTQNQLRNHQQRGDNKGGFKGHPICAFCSGKRFYGDDELYLHMRQSHEKCHICDKLNPQSPQYFKDYDQLFDHFKAFHFVCTFQSCLDCKFVVFGDEIELQAHILKEHGDIIRGKPKLFQSELSTFISAPSRVIREGDQLNNPTLNSNSLNDLSNVSPEVKRLRLEQRAKHYLNNSREDYETFEALNNTFDKNEISGADLLVSYKSLFKSENSDVYLLINNLSQIYPSNSNKHKELKAIYDQHERTEERKTNALPSLSRDGSFNGGSGGIWTGASGSSGSSSGGGRMNTRNLPTLQAKSASHDVFARKVRTQPVKPVKTVLAKKKAPVSYSTITSGTNSSNAISNSVQLSATSLERLSSSSPNNNSRSSSNWGNSSSSNNNKSNDKLKSMNLQSLPTPKPKVYIPPVKETNLPDPKKWGKEQPSNNQNRLPNDLESLSISSTGKKGKKQKQLLFHIGV from the coding sequence ATGGAAACTtctaataacaaaaaaaagacttTAACTACCAATAATacttctaattctaataataaaagtaacACTAATATTAAGAGAAATTATCGGAGAACTCAAGGTCCACAacatttcaaaaaaaatactgaCTCTCACTCACATTCAAATAACAATGTTGATgcaaatgataatgatgataatgaaacttGTTTAATTTGTgctgaaaaattgaaatatgtTGCATTATCTCCATGTAATCATATGACTTGCCATAAATGCTCTTTTAGACAACGTGCgctatataaaaaaaatacctGTTTAATTTGTAGATCAGAAATGGACAAAATGATTTTCTCTGATAATGTGgaaaaacaatttaatgattatgatttgaataatactgattttataattaataccacctataatattcatttcaCTTCTACAGACGTTTCCAATTGTACTTTGAATCTATTAGAATTTCATTGTAAAGATGTAAGGATTTCAAAGAtagaaatttcaattatgGCTAcgtttaaaaaattaaatgctCATCTAAATTCTGATCATGGTAAAACTCTTTGTATGATATGtgcattaaataaaaacgCCTTTGCAGTGGAATTACCTGTATTCAcacaaaatcaattaagaAATCATCAACAGAGAGGTGATAATAAAGGCGGTTTCAAAGGTCATCCAATATGTGCATTTTGTTCAGGTAAGAGATTCTATGGTGATGACgaattatatttacataTGAGACAAAGCCATGAAAAATGCCATATAtgtgataaattaaatccACAATCTCcacaatattttaaagattatgACCAATTATTTGATCATTTTAAAGCATTCCATTTTGTTTGTACTTTCCAATCTTGTTTGGATTGTAAATTCGTCGTGTTCGGTGATGAGATCGAGTTACAAGCCCATATATTAAAGGAGCATGGTGATATAATTAGAGGCAAACCAAAATTGTTTCAATCTGAATTATCTACTTTTATTTCAGCACCTTCAAGAGTAATCCGTGAGGGagatcaattaaataatccaacattaaattcaaattctctAAATGACTTATCAAATGTTTCTCCAGAAGTTAAAAGATTAAGATTAGAACAAAGAGCaaaacattatttaaataattcaagaGAAGATTATGAAACATTTGAAGCTCTGAATAATACATTTGacaaaaatgaaatttcagGTGCAGATTTATTAGTTTCATATAAgtctttatttaaatcgGAAAATTCAGATGTATATCTCCTaatcaataatttatcaCAAATTTATccatcaaattcaaataaacaTAAGGAACTAAAAGCAATATATGACCAACATGAAAGAACCgaagaaagaaaaactAATGCATTACCTTCTTTGAGTAGAGATGGTTCATTTAATGGTGGTTCAGGTGGTATATGGACTGGTGCATCAGGATCATCTGGCAGTAGTTCAGGAGGTGGTAGAATGAACACTAGAAATTTACCCACTTTACAAGCCAAATCTGCCTCTCATGATGTTTTTGCCCGTAAGGTAAGAACTCAACCCGTGAAGCCTGTCAAAACTGTTTTAGCTAAAAAGAAGGCTCCTGTTTCTTATTCCACAATTACGTCTGGAACTAATTCTTCTAACGCTATTTCAAATTCGGTTCAATTATCTGCCACCTCTTTGGAAAGATTAAGTAGCTCTTCTCCAAACAATAACTCAAGATCATCTTCAAACTGGggtaattcttcatcaagcaacaacaataaaagtaatgataaattaaaatcaatgAATTTACAATCTTTACCGACTCCCAAACCAAAAGTTTATATTCCTCCGGTGAAAGAAACTAACCTACCTGATCCAAAAAAATGGGGTAAAGAACAACCAagtaataatcaaaatagaTTGCCCAATGATTTAGAAAGCTTATCAATATCTAGTACAGGCAAAAAGGGtaagaaacaaaaacaattgTTATTTCATATCGGGGtttaa
- the PEX10 gene encoding ubiquitin-protein ligase peroxin 10 (similar to Saccharomyces cerevisiae PEX10 (YDR265W); ancestral locus Anc_5.628), with the protein MRKDSYLPLFADAPTILQAHQKDEQVESILTLKIREVLRLIKGQLFINLHPNEIALFGKLLYLSITTLRGKRTLGEEYTDLFIVNRKGTNFVKRYKRLLFVLSYLLGPYLLSKISNALKYLKVKWNLAAEKRSNDESKTPQDEEPHVDTISQYFDGLNRIANLHLLLFYFTGAYYDLNRRLFGLRYAISHKLDNSELEIRRANSKSYRILGYILSMQLAIKGLPYFKAFYKTLIYDDNPISLNKVTTKNVKYNNEKIDLKNPKILPYIPEESRKCILCMSFMINPSCAPCGHIYCWNCLINWCKEKEECPLCRQKCDLQEILPLR; encoded by the exons atgcGGAAAGACTCATATTTGCCTCTCTTTGCAGATGCACCTACTATTT TGCAAGCACATCAAAAAGATGAACAAGTAGAATCAATTCTTACTCTAAAGATTAGAGAAGTTCTACGTTTGATTAAGGGTCAACTTTTTATAAATCTGCATCCTAATGAAATTGCtttatttggtaaattattatatttatcgATTACTACATTGCGGGGAAAGCGAACACTTGGTGAAGAATATACCGACTTGTTCATCGTTAATCGCAAAGGTACCAATTTTGTAAAAAGGtataaaagattattatttgttttgtCCTACCTTTTGGGACCCTATCTATTGTCAAAGATCAGTAATGCTTTGAAATATCTAAAGGTTAAATGGAATCTGGCAGCAGAGAAGCGCAGTAATGATGAATCTAAGACACCACAGGATGAAGAACCACATGTTGATACAATTtctcaatattttgatgGTCTTAATCGAATAGCAAATTTGcatcttttattattctattttacAGGTGCATATTATGACTTAAATCGAAGATTATTTGGTCTAAGGTATGCAATTTCTCATAAACTTGATAACAGTGAGTTGGAGATTAGAAGGGCTAATTCTAAAAGCTACAGAATTTTAGGGTATATTTTATCTATGCAACTGGCGATAAAGGGGCTTCCGTATTTTAAAGCATTTTACAAAACTCTAATATATGACGATAATccaatttcattaaataaggTGACAACCAAGAATGTCAAAtacaataatgaaaaaattgatttaaagaatccaaaaatattaccatACATACCCGAAGAATCAAGAAAATGTATTTTATGTATGAGTTTTATGATTAATCCAAGCTGTGCGCCATGTGGTCATATATATTGTTGGAATTGTTTGATAAATTGGTGCAAAGAGAAAGAAGAATGTCCCTTGTGTAGACAAAAATGTGATTTACAAGAAATTCTACCTCTTCGATAA
- the EXO1 gene encoding Rad2 family nuclease EXO1 (similar to Saccharomyces cerevisiae DIN7 (YDR263C) and EXO1 (YOR033C); ancestral locus Anc_5.625) — translation MGISGLLPQLKTIQNPVSLRRYEGQTLAIDGYAWLHRAAFSCAYELAMDIPTDRYLQFFIKKFSMLRTFNIEPYLVFDGDSLPVKKNTEKKRRTKRDDSKEIAIRLWNAGEKRNAMDYFQKSVSITPEMAKCIIDYCKNNHIRYIVAPFEADSQMVYLEKKGIVQGIISEDSDLLIFGCQRLITKLNDYAECIEICSLDFGKLTVKFPLGKLTPLEMIAMVCLSGCDYTDGIPKIGLVNAMKLIQQHHSMDRILLNLRRAGKHNIPENFEQEYKNATFAFQFQRVFCPIGQKLVHLNDISPKYAKLQGDMITILYSCIGPVIHKDKATKEIIIDDSDIDHETHSRLALGELHPRDYSKPLINREIKLQLSSKSIQLPDGSGNQFRTSMDTQKQIDGFFHKTQTKSKISTSDKIKKQMLANKTNSINITDKLNFLVQKRKLSNKNYYEVSANENSSEFPKKKSKYFKQITKSGSDSLVNVEISTTQLIKPTDNNLMDSDAPISTTDDYIETEVPESELPTEIPSSINLNSHNLDSDPDFFNLVESHLKQPTTKISNINTFKLKASTKLEEKLGDDDDEEEDNIPEPEEYFEKIKAKTKYNDKKDPSIKKNNSKKDTNIPNNGVIVSSSSNRTLCGSTNLLSHYRYAIDDTSNCNDKPSTSLKVSSSRKPLTESNVNIHRSHSSKNSISTENSKFTSTKHTLLGNKTQHIIIKAKATQRSATMKECVKIEKQPHERSAKRSVSLLSQYIYRDK, via the coding sequence ATGGGTATTTCAGGATTATTACCACAATTAAAGACCATACAAAATCCCGTATCCTTGCGAAGATATGAAGGTCAAACCCTAGCAATCGATGGCTATGCATGGCTACACAGAGCTGCTTTTTCATGTGCATATGAGTTGGCAATGGATATACCAACTGATAGATATCtccaattttttattaaaaagttCAGTATGTTAAGAACCTTTAATATTGAACCATATTTAGTGTTTGATGGCGACAGCCTTCCTGTAAAGAAGAAcacagaaaaaaaaagacgAACAAAGAGAGATGATAGTAAAGAAATTGCTATAAGATTATGGAATGCGGGGGAAAAACGGAATGCCATGGactattttcaaaaatctGTAAGTATTACACCTGAAATGGCAAAATGCATTATTGATTATTGTAAGAACAATCATATCCGGTACATAGTTGCACCATTTGAAGCAGATTCACAGATGGTTTATCTTGAAAAGAAAGGAATTGTACAAGGCATTATATCCGAGGATTCAGATCTTCTTATATTTGGTTGCCAAAGACTAATcacaaaattaaatgacTATGCTGAGTGTATCGAAATCTGTAGTTTAGATTTTGGTAAATTAACAGTCAAATTTCCGTTAGGAAAATTGACACCTTTAGAAATGATTGCCATGGTATGTCTATCTGGCTGTGATTATACTGATGGAATCCCAAAAATTGGCTTAGTTAATGCGATGAAACTAATTCAACAACATCATAGCATGGATCGAATCTTGCTAAATCTAAGACGAGCTGGTAAACATAATATACCTGAAAATTTTGAGCAAGAATATAAGAATGCAACATTTGCATTTCAATTCCAGAGAGTATTTTGCCCTATTGGGCAGAAACTAGTTCATCTAAACGATATTTCTCCAAAATATGCTAAACTACAAGGAGATATGATTACAATATTATACTCCTGTATTGGCCCCGTTATTCATAAAGACAAAGcaacaaaagaaataattattgaCGATAGCGATATTGATCATGAAACTCACTCCAGACTTGCCTTAGGTGAACTCCATCCACGAGATTACTCAAAACCATTGATAAATagagaaattaaattacaattatctTCAAAATCTATACAGCTACCAGATGGCTCTGGAAATCAATTTCGAACCTCGATGGACACCCAAAAACAAATCGATGGGTTTTTCCACAAAACTCAGAcaaaaagtaaaattagTACGTCagacaaaataaaaaaacaaatgctggcaaataaaacaaatagCATTAATATCACAGATAAATTAAACTTTTTAGTTCAAAAACGAAAGCTAAGCAATAAGAATTACTATGAAGTATCTgctaatgaaaattcatCAGAATTTCCTAAAAAGAAgagtaaatattttaagcAAATAACAAAATCTGGTAGTGATAGTTTGGTAAATGTAGAAATATCTACTACCCAACTAATTAAACCaactgataataatttaatggACAGTGATGCTCCTATTTCTACTACAGATGATTATATTGAGACAGAAGTTCCTGAATCTGAACTTCCAACTGAAATTCCAAGTTCTATTAACTTGAATAGTCATAATCTCGATTCTGATCCTGACTTCTTCAATTTAGTGGAGAGCCATTTAAAACAACCAACTACaaagatttcaaatattaatacttttaaattaaaggCTTCAACTAAACTGGAAGAAAAACTAGGCGACGATGacgatgaagaagaagataataTCCCTGAGCCTGAAGAATATTtcgaaaaaattaaagctAAAACTAAATATAATGACAAAAAAGATCCTtctattaagaaaaataattctaaaaaagaTACCAATATTCCAAACAATGGCGTAATAGTCAGTAGCTCTTCCAATAGAACACTTTGCGGCTCAACTAACTTATTGTCACATTATAGATATGCAATCGACGACACTTCAAATTGTAATGACAAGCCATCAACGAGTTTGAAAGTTTCTTCATCCAGAAAACCACTCACTGAATCTAACGTTAATATTCATCGTAGTCATTCTTCCAAGAATAGCATATCCACTGAAAATTCTAAGTTTACCAGTACAAAGCATACTTTACTTGGTAATAAAACTCagcatattattatcaaagcTAAAGCAACACAAAGATCTGCTACAATGAAAGAATGTgtgaaaattgaaaagcAACCACATGAAAGGTCTGCAAAAAGATCAGTATCATTATTGTcacaatatatttatagaGATAAATAG
- the TBLA0A09660 gene encoding uncharacterized protein (similar to Saccharomyces cerevisiae DCS1 (YLR270W) and DCS2 (YOR173W); ancestral locus Anc_6.63), protein MNSDIATLLPEFKYSRTLGTDPLTKTACILGSIKDQDAILKIEKSAFQINDDFSISQSIKTKNVKQLLHNDVYYTGLSIFEYDLQDNPDLQVTIIWPATEIHIKKYDTTEQTKFHMISETPEIYNEIVKPYIEELYDTGRLQWVKNILHNGAEAERIVYRDDDIVILPDLKWDGIDMDSLYLVGIVCRDDIRSIRDLNSSHITWLKSIKNNIYVSFLKKYGHSNIKPNQLRLFVHYQPSYYHFHIHIVNVKYNGLGNSITAGKAILLDDIIDLLEILGCEGFMKKNINYIINEQHDLWTRGLCNYVLKDPIEHRY, encoded by the coding sequence ATGAATTCTGATATAGCTACTTTATTACcagaatttaaatatagcAGGACTTTAGGTACCGATCCTCTTACTAAAACTGCCTGTATTCTGGGGTCAATCAAAGATCAAGACGctattttaaagattgaaaaaagtgcctttcaaataaatgatgatttttctatttcacAATCTATTAAGACTAAAAATgtaaaacaattattacATAATGACGTGTACTATACAGGTCTTTCGATATTTGAGTATGATTTACAAGATAACCCAGATCTACAAGTGACAATTATTTGGCCAGCTACTGAAATTcatattaagaaatatgaTACAACAGAACAAACCAAGTTTCATATGATTTCCGAAACCCCTGAAatttataatgaaattgTTAAACCttatattgaagaattatatgATACAGGCCGATTACAATGggttaaaaatattcttcataATGGAGCTGAAGCTGAAAGAATTGTTTATCGAGATGATGATATCGTTATATTACCAGATTTGAAATGGGATGGAATTGATATGGATTCATTGTACCTTGTAGGCATAGTCTGCAGAGATGATATTAGATCTATTAGGGATCTAAATTCTTCGCATATTACCTGGTTaaaatctattaaaaataatatttatgtatcatttttgaaaaaatatggaCACTCTAATATTAAACCAAACCAATTAAGACTTTTTGTTCACTATCAACCGtcatattatcattttcatatcCATATTGTAAATGTTAAGTATAATGGATTAGGTAATAGTATTACCGCGGGTAAAGCCATCTTATTGGATgatataattgatttattggAAATTCTTGGTTGTGAAGGctttatgaaaaaaaatattaattacaTTATAAATGAGCAGCATGATTTGTGGACAAGAGGATTATGCAATTATGTTTTAAAGGATCCTATTGAGCATCGATATTAG
- the ALE1 gene encoding lysophospholipid acyltransferase (similar to Saccharomyces cerevisiae ALE1 (YOR175C); ancestral locus Anc_6.66), which yields MYNPVDAFITALSDMFNIDAFIFRYALCLLGSFSFNAILKRLPDEKIRWKCIYIILVSLFYLFGLLSLYRGFITLMISTSFTYFITRFYRSRFMPHLNFLFVMGHLAISHIHSEFFVPNASQIIDITGSQMVLVMKLSAFAWSYYDGAIASKFEYDQLTDYQKSRAIKKHPSILKFLAYTLFYPTLLTGPSFDFADFDSWLNCEIFKDLPDLKKPKNRFNPSKRRQIPKNALLAFAKVLQGLLWMALSIAAPSVVSVKYLLNKNLFMQRSFFFRIHYLYLLGFSFRFKYYAAWTISEASCISCGLGYNGYDKKTQKIKWDRVQNIDIWGVEMAQSTHQSFESWNMNTNKWLKNYVYLRVTKPGQKPGFRATLFTFLTSAFWHGTRPGYYLSFATGALYQTCGKFFRRNIRPIFLAEDGVTPLRFKWIYDAICFYVIKLAFGYLCQPFVILDFKDSINAWKSVYFYIHFLVILVFFLFRGPFSSQFIKFLKSKQPKEHALIRQKKLEKDISESSGALGDILKAKLEYESNSSSATTNNFSSSSSTANHIKKDMNLGIPPFDMSEWGNPKEEWEEFRQDYIDWKTKNGLEVEEQNLKKAFDSFMLELKENAKPLNQRKMSFSGYVSKDNTDDKRKD from the coding sequence atgtATAATCCCGTAGATGCTTTCATTACTGCATTATCAGATATGTTTAATATCGATGCCTTTATCTTTAGATATGCATTATGTCTGCTGGgttctttttcatttaatgctattttaaaaagattGCCAGATGAAAAAATCAGATGGAAATGTATCTATATCATACTAGTGtctttgttttatttattcgGTTTACTGAGTTTGTATAGAGGTTTCATCACTTTAATGATAAGTACTTCTTTCACATATTTCATCACCAGATTCTATCGTTCCAGATTCATGCCTcatttaaactttttatttgtcATGGGACATTTGGCAATCAGTCATATCCACTCAGAGTTCTTTGTACCAAATGCATCACAAATCATTGATATCACAGGGTCACAGATGGTTCTTGTAATGAAATTAAGTGCATTTGCTTGGTCATATTATGATGGTGCCATTGcttcaaaatttgaatatgaTCAATTAACAGATTATCAGAAATCAAGAGCCATTAAAAAGCATCCTTCCatcttgaaatttttagCTTATACATTATTCTATCCAACTCTTTTAACAGGTCCAAGTTTTGATTTTGCTGATTTCGATAGCTGGCTAAATTGTGAAatctttaaagatttaccagatttgaaaaaaccAAAGAATAGATTCAACCCTTCCAAGAGAAGACAAATACCAAAAAATGCTTTATTAGCTTTTGCTAAAGTTTTGCAAGGTTTGTTATGGATGGCCTTAAGCATTGCAGCTCCATCAGTTGTATCTGTCAAAtatctattaaataaaaacttATTCATGCAAAggtcttttttctttagaatTCATTATCTATACTTGTTAGGTTTTTCATTcagattcaaatattatgCAGCTTGGACAATCTCAGAAGCTTCCTGTATTTCATGTGGTCTTGGTTATAATGGTTATGATAAAAAGactcaaaaaattaaatgggATAGggttcaaaatattgatatctGGGGTGTAGAAATGGCCCAAAGTACTCATCAAAGTTTCGAATCTTGGAATATGAATACGAATAAATggttaaaaaattatgtcTATTTACGTGTTACAAAGCCAGGACAAAAACCAGGGTTTAGAGCTACTTTGTTTACATTTTTAACTTCTGCTTTCTGGCATGGTACAAGACCAGGCTATTATTTATCCTTCGCTACTGGTGCACTATACCAAACTTGTGGGAAATTCTttagaagaaatataaGACCTATATTTTTGGCTGAAGATGGTGTGACTCCATTACGTTTCAAATGGATATATGACGCTATTTGCTTTTACGTAATTAAATTAGCATTTGGTTATCTGTGTCAACCTTTCGTCATCCTAGATTTCAAAGATTCTATTAATGCTTGGAAATCAGTTTATTTCTATATCCATTTCTTAGTCATATTAGTCTTCTTCTTATTTAGAGGACCTTTCTCTTCtcaattcattaaattcttaaaatcaaaacaaCCAAAGGAACATGCTTTAATTAGACAAAAGAAGTTGgaaaaagatatttcaGAATCATCTGGTGCTCTTggtgatattttaaaggCTAAACTTGAATATGAATCCAATTCAAGTTCTGCAactacaaataatttttcttcttcttcttccacTGCTAAtcatattaaaaaagatatgAATTTAGGTATTCCACCATTCGATATGTCTGAATGGGGGAATCCAAAAGAAGAGTGGGAAGAATTCCGCCAAGATTATATCGATTGGAAAACTAAAAATGGGCTAGAAGTTGAAGaacaaaatttgaaaaaagcATTTGATAGTTTCATgttagaattaaaagaaaatgcGAAGCCATTAAATCAAAGAAAGATGAGCTTTAGTGGTTATGTGTCTAAAGATAATACAGATGACAAAAGGAAAGATTAA